A single region of the Pseudomonas sp. B21-023 genome encodes:
- a CDS encoding HugZ family protein has product MSTNALRPARELLLKEYRGVLSTHSKSMPGFPFGSVVPYCLDADGHPLILISRIAQHTHNLQKDPKCSLLVGERDAEDVQAVGRLTVMAQARKLTDDAAIEAAASRYYRYFPESANYHKAHDFDFWVLEPVRHRYIGGFGAIHWLDQVTLANPFAGQVEKSMIEHMNDDHANAIEHYVKLSGLPRSAHMVGIDSEGMHLRIGQGIYWLPFPTTCNTPTQVREALVLLARAEKWPDATQVEG; this is encoded by the coding sequence GTGAGTACCAACGCCCTTCGCCCCGCCCGGGAACTGCTGCTCAAGGAATACCGCGGCGTCCTCTCCACGCATTCCAAATCGATGCCCGGTTTCCCCTTCGGCTCGGTGGTGCCGTATTGCCTCGACGCCGACGGCCATCCGCTGATCCTCATCAGCCGCATCGCCCAGCACACCCACAACCTGCAGAAAGACCCCAAGTGTTCGCTGCTGGTAGGTGAGCGCGACGCCGAAGATGTCCAGGCAGTCGGACGCCTGACGGTGATGGCCCAGGCGCGCAAACTCACTGACGATGCCGCCATCGAGGCTGCTGCAAGCCGGTACTACCGGTATTTCCCCGAATCTGCGAACTACCACAAGGCCCACGATTTCGACTTCTGGGTGCTTGAGCCGGTACGCCACCGTTACATCGGTGGTTTCGGCGCGATCCACTGGCTCGATCAGGTGACGTTGGCCAATCCGTTTGCGGGCCAGGTCGAAAAAAGCATGATTGAGCATATGAATGACGACCATGCCAATGCCATTGAACACTATGTAAAACTGTCGGGGCTGCCGCGCTCGGCGCACATGGTCGGTATCGACAGCGAGGGCATGCACCTGCGTATTGGTCAGGGCATTTACTGGCTGCCTTTCCCAACTACTTGCAATACGCCGACACAAGTCCGCGAGGCTCTGGTTTTGCTGGCGCGCGCTGAAAAATGGCCGGATGCGACGCAAGTCGAGGGTTGA
- a CDS encoding DUF481 domain-containing protein — translation MSSRTLLCLIAASLCTPVLADTVWMKNGDRLSGKIKVFDGGKLLLETPYGGSIALDWKQVQTLESDQELLVKQDAYSGEKAKALKAAEPGKVTLANGEAPKTVELASIEQIMKPRPVLEDFLWKGNVDVAMDYKRAENNTDDYDVSFKTTARHGRWRHNAEGEYNRETKDDVTTTNNWSAEYALDRFITEKWFWQGRLEYKRDHIEDLARQRTVGTGPGYQFWDDELGAFSLGSLINRTDFEYRDGGKDNFYSAAVKWDYNRYLIGKKVEFFTNGEFGKPLGGVADYSLDAEMGLRYKVTEWASLNLKAEKDLIKGTRDSDLDKTRYTAGFGVTW, via the coding sequence ATGTCTTCTAGAACCCTGCTGTGCCTCATCGCTGCGTCCCTTTGTACGCCCGTGCTCGCCGACACCGTGTGGATGAAGAACGGTGACCGCCTGAGCGGCAAGATCAAAGTCTTCGACGGCGGCAAGCTGCTGTTGGAGACCCCCTATGGCGGTTCGATCGCCCTGGACTGGAAACAGGTGCAGACGCTGGAAAGCGATCAGGAACTGCTGGTCAAGCAAGATGCCTACAGCGGCGAAAAGGCCAAGGCGCTGAAGGCCGCCGAACCCGGCAAGGTGACCCTGGCCAACGGCGAGGCACCGAAGACCGTCGAGCTGGCCAGCATCGAGCAGATCATGAAGCCGCGTCCTGTGCTCGAGGATTTCCTGTGGAAGGGCAACGTCGATGTGGCGATGGACTACAAGCGCGCCGAGAACAACACCGACGACTATGACGTCAGCTTCAAGACCACCGCCCGCCATGGCCGCTGGCGGCACAACGCCGAGGGCGAATACAACCGCGAGACCAAGGACGACGTCACCACCACCAACAACTGGAGCGCCGAGTACGCGCTGGATCGCTTCATAACCGAGAAGTGGTTCTGGCAGGGGCGCCTGGAATACAAGCGCGACCATATCGAGGATCTGGCCCGCCAGCGTACCGTCGGTACCGGCCCGGGCTACCAGTTCTGGGATGACGAGCTCGGCGCGTTCTCGCTGGGTTCGCTGATCAACCGCACCGACTTCGAGTACCGCGACGGTGGCAAGGACAACTTCTATTCCGCTGCGGTGAAGTGGGACTACAACCGTTACCTGATCGGCAAGAAGGTCGAATTCTTCACCAATGGCGAATTCGGCAAGCCGTTGGGCGGCGTGGCCGACTACTCGCTCGATGCCGAGATGGGCCTGCGCTACAAGGTGACCGAGTGGGCTTCGCTCAACCTCAAGGCGGAAAAGGACCTGATCAAGGGCACCCGCGACAGCGACCTGGACAAGACCCGCTATACCGCCGGTTTCGGCGTTACCTGGTAG
- a CDS encoding MGMT family protein, with translation MSALDPAVAQDAQARRMALYSVLGQVPPGKVVSYGQLAELAGLGRAARWVGRTLSQLPQDTRLPWHRVLGAGGRLSLALGTPSGDEQRARLRAEGVNVANNRVDMARHGWRPMEHSG, from the coding sequence ATGTCCGCCCTCGATCCGGCCGTTGCGCAAGATGCACAAGCCCGACGAATGGCGCTTTATTCCGTCCTTGGCCAGGTACCACCGGGAAAGGTCGTCAGCTACGGGCAACTGGCCGAGCTTGCAGGCCTTGGCCGTGCGGCGCGCTGGGTCGGGCGCACACTGTCGCAGCTACCCCAGGACACCCGCCTGCCCTGGCACCGGGTACTGGGCGCCGGCGGCAGACTGAGCCTGGCCCTGGGCACGCCGTCGGGCGACGAACAACGCGCCCGGCTGCGCGCAGAAGGCGTGAATGTGGCCAATAATCGTGTGGATATGGCGCGCCATGGCTGGCGTCCGATGGAGCACAGCGGTTAG
- a CDS encoding AmpG family muropeptide MFS transporter — protein sequence MPRKTWRAALAAYASPSTLVLLLLGFAAGLPYMLVFSTLSVWLREAGVARETIGYASLIGLAYAFKWVWSPLLDQWRLPLLGGMGRRRSWLLLSQLLVVLGLVGMGFCDPQKHLSWLVALAVLVAFASATQDIAVDAYRLEIADDQRQAALAASYMAGYRVAALLATAGALFFAEWFGSTGFSYLHEAWTGTYVLFGVLMLPAVFTTLVMREPPVPLRTQLSAARYGLMHQLASVFVLIILLVSVPASFTQMFNTDWGSVAFGDATLLDLLLEDRAFLRLILYVLLTWACLSSLGRRGLAPVLTPVNDFIVRYRWQALLLLGLIATYRMSDTVMGVMANVFYIDMGFTKDQIASVSKIFGLIMTLVGAGAGGLLIVRFGILPILFIGGAASAATNILFLMLADMGPNLEMLVVTISLDNFSSGLATSAFVAYLSSLTNLKFSATQYALLSSIMLLLPRLIGGYSGVMVEKFGYHDFFLVTALLGVPTLVLIALHWRQEVGRGKPAPVESPAAEQH from the coding sequence ATGCCCCGTAAAACCTGGCGCGCTGCGCTCGCTGCCTATGCCAGCCCGTCAACTCTGGTGCTTTTGCTGCTCGGATTCGCCGCCGGCCTGCCGTACATGCTGGTGTTCTCGACGCTGTCGGTTTGGCTGCGCGAAGCCGGCGTGGCCCGCGAGACCATCGGCTATGCCAGCCTGATCGGCCTCGCCTACGCGTTCAAATGGGTCTGGTCGCCGCTGCTCGACCAGTGGCGCCTGCCGCTGCTCGGCGGCATGGGCCGGCGCCGTTCCTGGCTGCTGCTGTCGCAACTGCTGGTGGTGCTCGGGCTGGTCGGCATGGGCTTCTGCGACCCGCAGAAACACCTGTCGTGGCTGGTCGCCCTGGCGGTACTGGTGGCCTTCGCCTCGGCGACCCAGGACATCGCCGTCGACGCCTATCGCCTGGAGATCGCCGACGACCAGCGCCAGGCTGCCCTGGCTGCCAGCTACATGGCCGGCTACCGGGTCGCCGCCCTGCTTGCCACCGCCGGTGCGCTGTTCTTCGCCGAGTGGTTCGGCTCCACCGGTTTCAGCTACCTGCACGAAGCCTGGACCGGCACCTACGTACTCTTCGGCGTGCTGATGCTGCCGGCGGTGTTCACCACCCTGGTGATGCGTGAGCCACCCGTCCCCCTGCGTACCCAGCTGTCGGCCGCACGCTATGGCTTGATGCACCAGTTGGCGTCGGTGTTCGTGCTGATCATCCTGCTGGTCTCGGTACCGGCCAGTTTCACCCAGATGTTCAACACCGACTGGGGCAGCGTGGCGTTCGGCGACGCGACCCTGCTCGACCTGCTGCTCGAAGACCGCGCCTTCCTGCGCCTGATCCTCTATGTGCTGCTGACCTGGGCGTGCCTGTCGTCCCTTGGCCGTCGCGGCCTGGCGCCGGTGCTCACGCCGGTCAACGACTTCATCGTGCGCTATCGCTGGCAGGCCCTGCTGCTGCTCGGGCTGATCGCCACCTACCGCATGTCGGATACGGTGATGGGCGTGATGGCCAACGTGTTCTACATCGACATGGGCTTCACCAAGGACCAGATCGCCAGCGTCAGCAAGATCTTCGGCCTGATCATGACCCTGGTCGGCGCTGGCGCCGGCGGCCTGCTGATCGTGCGCTTCGGCATCCTGCCGATCCTGTTCATCGGCGGCGCGGCCTCGGCGGCCACCAACATCCTGTTCCTGATGCTGGCCGACATGGGCCCGAACCTGGAAATGCTGGTGGTCACCATTTCGCTGGACAACTTCAGTTCGGGGCTCGCCACCTCGGCCTTCGTCGCCTACCTGTCGAGCCTGACCAACCTGAAGTTCTCGGCCACCCAGTACGCCCTGCTCAGCTCGATCATGCTGCTGCTGCCGCGCCTGATCGGCGGCTATTCCGGGGTCATGGTGGAGAAATTCGGCTATCACGACTTCTTCCTGGTCACCGCCCTGCTGGGCGTGCCGACGCTGGTGCTGATCGCGCTGCACTGGCGCCAGGAAGTCGGTCGGGGAAAGCCGGCGCCGGTGGAGAGCCCGGCAGCTGAACAACACTAA
- a CDS encoding MFS transporter, with product MKPLLYITPLRALLFGLTLALFELLTYLASDAVMPAMPVVVGDLQASPEYIPHALNLYLLGGVLLQWLIGPLADRYGRRPLLLGGCVFFGLACLAAFWAQDIGVFNLLRLLQGIGLGFVVTVSYPALNEAFSEADAVRVMALLANIALLSPLLGPLVGTLMLQWLDWRWLFVAFAAGAVLCWLLLYRLMPETLGVERRDGSRLPFTPIHLLPLLAGYGQLLGNRRFVAGSAALGLVGLPLIGWIGLSPVLLIHDEGLSTMEYALWQLPVFGGLILGNLIINRIADRYPLPALVRGALWPYLAGLALMVAATWFWPTVTSVVAGMSLYALGLGVANAVLYRMTLFSSEQSKGLVSAMLGMITIALLGLGGAVLAMLGAGASLMHFALAAGVAGALALWPLWFVIGRRPAVVAG from the coding sequence ATGAAACCTCTGCTGTATATCACCCCCCTGCGCGCCTTGCTGTTCGGCCTGACCCTGGCGCTGTTCGAACTGTTGACCTACCTGGCCAGCGACGCGGTCATGCCCGCCATGCCGGTAGTGGTCGGCGATCTCCAGGCCAGCCCCGAATACATTCCCCATGCCCTCAACCTCTACCTGCTGGGTGGCGTGCTGCTGCAGTGGCTGATCGGCCCGTTGGCCGACCGCTATGGCCGGCGCCCGCTGTTGCTGGGGGGCTGTGTGTTCTTCGGGCTGGCGTGCCTGGCGGCCTTCTGGGCACAGGATATCGGTGTGTTCAACCTGTTGCGGCTGTTGCAGGGCATCGGCCTGGGCTTCGTGGTCACGGTCAGCTATCCGGCGCTCAACGAGGCGTTCAGCGAGGCCGACGCGGTGCGCGTGATGGCGCTGCTGGCCAACATCGCGCTGCTGTCGCCGTTGCTTGGCCCGCTGGTGGGCACCTTGATGCTGCAGTGGCTGGACTGGCGCTGGCTATTCGTGGCCTTCGCCGCCGGCGCGGTGCTGTGTTGGCTGCTGCTCTACCGGCTGATGCCGGAAACCCTGGGCGTGGAGCGCCGCGACGGTTCGCGCCTGCCGTTCACGCCCATCCACCTGCTGCCATTGCTGGCGGGTTACGGTCAGTTGCTGGGCAACCGTCGTTTCGTGGCCGGTAGCGCGGCGCTGGGGCTGGTGGGGTTGCCCCTTATCGGCTGGATCGGCCTGTCACCTGTGCTGCTGATCCATGATGAAGGTCTGAGCACGATGGAATACGCATTGTGGCAACTGCCGGTGTTCGGCGGGTTGATCCTGGGCAACCTGATCATCAACCGCATCGCCGATCGCTACCCGCTGCCGGCGTTGGTGCGTGGCGCCCTGTGGCCTTACCTGGCGGGCCTGGCGCTGATGGTTGCGGCCACCTGGTTCTGGCCGACGGTGACCAGTGTGGTGGCCGGCATGTCGCTGTACGCGCTGGGCCTGGGCGTCGCCAACGCGGTGCTGTACCGCATGACGCTGTTCTCCAGCGAGCAGAGCAAGGGCCTGGTATCGGCGATGCTGGGGATGATCACCATCGCCTTGCTGGGCCTGGGCGGCGCGGTGTTGGCGATGCTGGGTGCCGGGGCCAGCCTGATGCATTTTGCCCTGGCCGCGGGCGTGGCGGGTGCGTTGGCGCTGTGGCCGTTGTGGTTCGTGATCGGCAGGCGCCCTGCGGTGGTTGCAGGCTAG
- a CDS encoding mechanosensitive ion channel family protein → MDLNAEVDQLVRQSQTWVPLIMEYGSRLLLALLTLAIGWWIINKLSARLGKLVGLRADAALQGFISTLANIVLKVLLMVSVASMIGIETTSFVAAIGAAGLAIGLALQGSLANFAGGVLILMFRPFRIGDWIEAQGVSGTVDSIQIFHTVLRTGDNKTVIMPNGSLSNGIITNTNRQPTRKVVFDVGVDYDADLQKARNVLLELAQDPRVLQDPAPQAVISTLGDSSITVSLRIWTKTADYWDVMFMLNEHARDRLKAEGIDIPFPQRVIRVVQETVA, encoded by the coding sequence ATGGATTTGAACGCTGAAGTCGATCAGCTGGTTCGCCAATCGCAGACCTGGGTTCCCTTGATCATGGAGTACGGCAGCCGCCTGTTGCTGGCGCTGCTGACCCTGGCCATCGGCTGGTGGATCATCAACAAGCTCAGTGCCCGTCTTGGCAAGCTGGTGGGCCTGCGTGCCGACGCTGCGCTGCAGGGCTTCATCAGCACCCTGGCCAACATCGTGCTGAAGGTGCTGCTGATGGTCAGCGTGGCATCGATGATCGGTATCGAGACCACCTCGTTCGTCGCCGCCATCGGTGCCGCCGGCCTGGCCATCGGCCTGGCCTTGCAAGGCAGCCTGGCCAACTTCGCCGGCGGTGTGCTGATCCTGATGTTCCGTCCGTTCCGTATCGGTGACTGGATCGAGGCCCAAGGTGTCAGTGGCACCGTGGACAGCATCCAGATCTTCCACACCGTGCTGCGCACCGGCGACAACAAGACCGTGATCATGCCTAACGGCAGCCTCTCCAACGGCATCATCACCAACACCAACCGCCAGCCGACCCGCAAGGTGGTGTTCGACGTGGGTGTGGATTACGACGCCGACCTGCAGAAGGCGCGCAATGTACTGCTGGAGCTGGCCCAGGATCCGCGTGTGCTGCAGGACCCGGCGCCGCAGGCGGTTATTTCGACCCTGGGTGACAGCTCGATCACCGTGTCGCTGCGCATCTGGACCAAGACCGCCGACTACTGGGACGTGATGTTCATGCTCAACGAGCATGCCCGCGACCGGCTCAAGGCAGAAGGGATCGACATTCCGTTTCCGCAGCGAGTGATTCGCGTGGTGCAGGAGACCGTGGCGTAA
- a CDS encoding YajQ family cyclic di-GMP-binding protein yields the protein MPSFDVVSELDKHEVTNAVDNAVKELDRRYDLKGKGSFEFKDKEQTVMLTAEAEFQLESMVEILRLALVKRKIDVKCLEVKDAYPSGKEMKQEAKFREGIDKELAKKIVAHIKDAKLKVQASIQGEQVRVTGKKRDDLQEAIAALRAKEFDMPLQFNNFRD from the coding sequence ATGCCTTCGTTCGACGTGGTATCGGAACTGGACAAGCACGAAGTCACCAACGCCGTGGACAACGCGGTGAAGGAACTGGACCGCCGCTATGACCTCAAGGGCAAGGGCAGCTTCGAGTTCAAGGACAAGGAGCAGACCGTGATGCTGACCGCCGAGGCCGAGTTCCAGCTCGAGTCGATGGTCGAAATCCTGCGTCTGGCTCTGGTCAAGCGCAAGATCGACGTCAAGTGCCTGGAAGTGAAGGACGCCTATCCGTCCGGCAAGGAGATGAAGCAGGAAGCCAAGTTCCGCGAAGGCATCGACAAGGAACTGGCGAAAAAGATCGTTGCCCACATCAAGGACGCCAAGCTCAAGGTCCAGGCCTCGATCCAGGGCGAGCAGGTACGCGTCACCGGCAAGAAACGTGACGACCTGCAGGAAGCCATCGCCGCGTTGCGCGCGAAGGAATTCGACATGCCGCTGCAGTTCAACAACTTCCGCGACTGA
- a CDS encoding putative 2-dehydropantoate 2-reductase: MSSTWHILGAGSLGSLWACRLARAGKAVRVILRDQQRLAAYERKGGLTLVEQDAQHHYAIPAESFDAPGPIHRLLVACKAYDAAPAVARLAPRLAHGAELVLLQNGLGSQDEVAEQVPHARCIFASSTEGAFREADWQVRFAGHGFNWLGDPASPGMPSWFDDLHDAGIPAQWALDIPARLWRKLALNCAINPLTVLHDCQNGGLLGYLTEVDPLCDELVNLLQRCGQPEAASDLHEEVQRVILATAANYSSMYQDVRHGRRTEVHYLLGHACRTAGRHGLAVPQLEHLHRRLVDNLQARGLRSD, translated from the coding sequence ATGAGCAGCACCTGGCATATTCTCGGCGCCGGCAGCCTCGGCAGCCTCTGGGCCTGTCGCCTGGCCCGCGCCGGCAAGGCGGTCCGCGTGATCCTGCGCGACCAGCAGCGCCTGGCCGCCTATGAACGCAAGGGCGGGCTGACCCTGGTGGAGCAGGATGCCCAGCACCACTATGCGATCCCTGCGGAGAGCTTCGACGCGCCCGGCCCGATCCATCGCCTGCTGGTCGCCTGCAAGGCCTACGACGCCGCGCCTGCCGTGGCGCGCCTGGCCCCCAGGCTGGCCCATGGCGCCGAGCTGGTACTGTTGCAGAACGGCCTGGGCAGCCAGGACGAGGTTGCCGAGCAGGTGCCCCACGCCCGCTGCATCTTCGCCTCCAGCACCGAGGGCGCGTTCCGCGAAGCCGACTGGCAGGTTCGCTTTGCCGGCCACGGTTTCAACTGGCTGGGTGATCCGGCCAGCCCTGGCATGCCATCCTGGTTCGACGACCTGCACGACGCCGGCATACCGGCCCAGTGGGCGCTCGACATCCCTGCTCGCCTGTGGCGCAAACTGGCGCTCAACTGTGCGATCAACCCGCTGACGGTACTGCACGACTGCCAGAATGGCGGCCTGCTCGGGTACCTGACCGAAGTCGACCCACTGTGCGACGAACTGGTCAACCTGCTGCAGCGTTGTGGCCAGCCCGAAGCGGCCAGCGACCTGCACGAGGAAGTACAGCGGGTGATCCTGGCCACCGCGGCCAACTACTCTTCCATGTACCAGGATGTCCGCCATGGCCGGCGCACCGAGGTCCACTACCTGCTCGGCCACGCCTGCCGCACCGCTGGCCGACACGGCCTGGCAGTGCCGCAACTGGAACACCTGCACCGGCGCCTGGTCGATAACCTGCAGGCGCGTGGCCTGCGCAGCGACTGA
- a CDS encoding ATP-binding protein has protein sequence MTLRQRLENLPVGQKLLAALLVLLVTILLVANLAFISAAYWITQESMAPQALQTIGKLVSNPQLSSRAGDSPEAATALLKELDSYSPLRAAAIYGGDGRLLAQLQHGEPLSLPKRYRNIDGWRLMEFRSTQLIRLPRNAAPPAHLLLVASSELPTAFYTGTLSASLAILVFSVLLWLLIARQIKRLITLPINRLEELTRQVTREESYALRAQRGNDDEIGGLAEAFNTMLSRIEAREQQLKRTRDEFQDAYDQAQGLAEETRHTNRKLELEVQVRSKIEKKLTGFQNYLNSIIDSMPSALIALDEQLYVTQWNHEATVLSGTPLDEALNQPIFLAFEPLKPFLPQLKESVEKHRVAKVERVTWPKGEDLRHYALTFYPLMGGGGRGVVIRIDDITQRLSLEEMMVQSEKMLSVGGLAAGMAHEINNPLGAILHNVQNIRRRLSPDLPRNQEQASELGIDLPAVNRYLDSREVPQLLDGIQQAGARAAKIVTHMLSFSRRSNRQLAPCDLPALIDQAVEIAGNDFDLAIGFDFKGQAIVRQFDPQLGPVPCTANELEQVLLNLLKNAAQAIHQRPQPSEPGRITLRTRLNPPWAEIQVEDNGVGMPETVRKRTFEPFFTTKEIGQGTGLGLSVSYFIITNNHKGQMEVQSTPGQGTCFTLRLPLNQAQPAPLNTET, from the coding sequence ATGACCCTGCGTCAACGCCTGGAAAACCTACCGGTCGGGCAGAAGCTGCTGGCGGCCTTGCTGGTGCTGCTGGTGACCATCCTGCTGGTGGCCAACCTCGCCTTCATCAGCGCCGCTTACTGGATCACCCAGGAGAGCATGGCGCCCCAGGCCCTGCAGACCATCGGCAAGCTGGTGTCCAACCCGCAGCTGTCCTCACGGGCCGGCGACTCGCCGGAAGCCGCCACGGCGCTACTGAAGGAGCTCGACAGCTACTCGCCATTGCGCGCGGCGGCCATCTACGGCGGCGACGGGCGCCTGCTGGCGCAACTGCAACATGGCGAGCCGCTGAGCCTGCCCAAGCGCTACCGCAACATCGATGGCTGGCGCCTGATGGAGTTTCGCAGTACCCAGCTGATCCGCCTGCCACGCAACGCCGCGCCCCCCGCACACCTGCTGCTGGTGGCCAGCAGTGAACTACCCACGGCGTTCTACACCGGCACCCTCTCCGCCAGCCTGGCCATCCTGGTGTTCAGTGTGCTGCTGTGGCTGCTCATCGCCCGGCAGATCAAGCGCCTGATCACCCTGCCGATCAATCGCCTCGAAGAACTGACCCGCCAGGTCACCCGCGAGGAAAGCTATGCCCTGCGCGCCCAGCGCGGCAACGACGACGAAATCGGCGGCCTGGCCGAGGCGTTCAATACCATGCTGTCGCGCATCGAAGCCCGCGAGCAGCAGCTCAAGCGCACCCGTGACGAGTTCCAGGATGCCTATGACCAGGCCCAGGGCCTGGCCGAGGAAACCCGCCATACCAACCGTAAGCTGGAACTGGAAGTCCAGGTGCGCAGCAAGATCGAGAAAAAACTCACCGGTTTCCAGAACTACCTGAACAGCATCATCGACTCGATGCCCTCGGCGCTGATCGCCCTCGACGAACAGCTCTACGTCACCCAGTGGAACCACGAGGCCACGGTGCTCTCCGGGACACCGCTGGACGAAGCGCTGAACCAGCCGATCTTCCTCGCATTCGAGCCGCTCAAGCCGTTCTTGCCGCAGCTCAAGGAGAGCGTGGAGAAGCACCGGGTCGCCAAGGTCGAGCGCGTCACCTGGCCCAAGGGCGAGGACCTGCGCCACTACGCGCTGACCTTCTACCCGCTGATGGGCGGTGGCGGACGCGGCGTGGTGATCCGTATCGACGACATCACCCAGCGTCTGTCACTGGAAGAAATGATGGTGCAGTCCGAGAAGATGCTCTCGGTCGGCGGCCTGGCCGCCGGCATGGCCCACGAAATCAACAACCCGCTGGGCGCGATCCTGCACAACGTGCAGAACATCCGCCGCCGCCTGTCGCCGGACCTGCCGCGCAACCAGGAGCAAGCCAGCGAGCTGGGCATCGACCTGCCGGCCGTCAATCGCTACCTGGACAGCCGCGAAGTGCCACAGTTGCTCGACGGCATCCAGCAAGCCGGCGCACGGGCCGCCAAGATCGTTACCCACATGCTCAGTTTCAGCCGTCGCAGCAACCGTCAACTCGCCCCTTGCGACCTGCCGGCGTTGATCGACCAGGCGGTGGAGATAGCCGGCAACGACTTCGACCTGGCCATCGGCTTCGACTTCAAGGGCCAGGCCATCGTCCGCCAGTTCGACCCACAGCTGGGGCCGGTGCCCTGCACCGCCAACGAACTGGAGCAGGTGCTGCTGAACCTGTTGAAGAACGCCGCCCAGGCCATCCACCAGCGCCCGCAACCCAGCGAGCCCGGGCGTATCACCTTGCGCACCCGGCTCAACCCGCCCTGGGCAGAAATCCAGGTCGAGGACAACGGCGTCGGCATGCCCGAGACGGTGCGCAAGCGCACCTTCGAGCCGTTCTTCACCACCAAGGAGATCGGCCAGGGCACCGGCCTGGGCCTGTCGGTGTCGTACTTCATCATCACCAACAACCACAAGGGGCAGATGGAAGTACAGTCGACCCCGGGCCAGGGCACCTGCTTCACCCTGCGCCTGCCCCTGAACCAGGCCCAACCGGCCCCCCTGAACACGGAGACATGA
- a CDS encoding cob(I)yrinic acid a,c-diamide adenosyltransferase codes for MGYRLSKIYTRTGDKGETGLGDGRRVPKDHPRVEAIGEVDSLNSQLGVFLAGLAEAGLGELIEVLAPCQHRLFDLGGELAMPSYQALNSIEVERLEAAIDRWNDELGPLKNFILPGGSALVAQAHVCRSQARAAERRCQQLNAIEPLEGVGLAYINRLSDLLFVAARIIGRRQGIAEVLWQAAEKPQG; via the coding sequence ATGGGCTATCGCCTGTCGAAGATCTATACGCGCACCGGCGACAAAGGTGAAACCGGCCTGGGCGATGGGCGCCGAGTGCCCAAGGACCATCCGCGCGTCGAGGCAATCGGCGAGGTGGACAGCCTCAACAGCCAGCTTGGCGTGTTTCTGGCGGGTCTGGCCGAGGCAGGGTTGGGCGAGCTGATCGAGGTGCTGGCGCCTTGTCAGCATCGGCTGTTCGACCTGGGGGGCGAGTTGGCGATGCCCAGTTACCAGGCGCTGAACAGCATTGAAGTGGAGCGCCTGGAGGCCGCGATTGACCGCTGGAACGACGAGCTGGGGCCACTGAAGAACTTCATCCTGCCGGGTGGGTCGGCACTGGTGGCCCAGGCGCATGTGTGCCGCAGCCAGGCGCGGGCGGCGGAGCGGCGGTGTCAGCAGTTGAATGCCATTGAGCCGCTGGAAGGGGTGGGATTGGCGTATATCAACCGGTTGTCGGATCTGTTGTTCGTGGCAGCGCGGATCATTGGGCGACGGCAAGGCATTGCTGAAGTACTGTGGCAGGCGGCCGAGAAGCCTCAGGGCTGA
- a CDS encoding Nudix family hydrolase — protein sequence MKRIHVVAAVIRGADGRILIARRADTQHQGGLWEFPGGKVEAGEGVEAALARELREELGIEVTGSRPLIKVSHDYPDKQVLLDVREVDGFTGEPHGAEGQPLAWVAPRDLGQYAFPEANKPIVAAARLPDQYLITPDGLEVPELLKGIQKAVASGIRLIQLRAPDMYDPKYRDVAVDAVGLCAGKAQLMLKGPLEWLGDFPSAGWHLTAAQLRKYAAKGRPFPKERWLAASCHSAEELALAEQMGVDFVTLSPVQATQTHPDATPLGWDEAQRLIGTISRPVFLLGGVGPGEREQAWDAGAQGVAGIRAFWPEI from the coding sequence GTGAAGCGGATTCATGTAGTGGCAGCGGTCATCCGTGGTGCCGATGGTCGCATCCTGATCGCCCGTCGTGCGGATACTCAGCATCAAGGCGGCTTGTGGGAGTTCCCCGGCGGCAAGGTGGAAGCGGGGGAGGGCGTCGAAGCGGCGCTGGCCCGTGAGCTGCGCGAGGAACTGGGTATCGAGGTCACGGGTTCGCGCCCGCTGATCAAGGTCAGCCACGATTACCCGGACAAGCAGGTGTTGCTGGATGTGCGAGAGGTGGATGGCTTTACCGGTGAGCCACATGGGGCAGAAGGGCAGCCTTTGGCGTGGGTGGCTCCGCGTGACCTGGGCCAGTATGCGTTCCCCGAGGCCAACAAGCCGATCGTCGCCGCCGCGCGTTTGCCCGATCAATACCTGATCACCCCGGACGGTCTGGAAGTGCCCGAGTTGCTCAAGGGTATCCAGAAGGCCGTGGCCAGCGGTATCAGGCTGATCCAGTTACGGGCACCGGACATGTACGACCCGAAGTACCGCGATGTGGCGGTCGACGCGGTTGGCCTGTGCGCAGGCAAGGCGCAACTCATGCTCAAGGGGCCGCTGGAATGGCTGGGCGACTTCCCGTCGGCCGGCTGGCACCTGACCGCCGCGCAGTTGCGCAAGTACGCGGCCAAGGGCCGGCCATTCCCGAAGGAGCGCTGGCTGGCGGCGTCCTGCCACAGTGCCGAGGAGCTGGCATTGGCCGAGCAGATGGGGGTGGATTTCGTCACCCTGTCGCCGGTGCAGGCGACCCAGACGCATCCGGATGCCACACCGCTCGGTTGGGATGAGGCGCAGCGCTTGATCGGCACGATCAGCCGCCCGGTGTTCCTGTTGGGTGGGGTCGGGCCGGGTGAGCGGGAACAGGCGTGGGATGCCGGTGCTCAGGGCGTGGCGGGGATTCGGGCGTTCTGGCCCGAGATTTGA